A part of Ooceraea biroi isolate clonal line C1 chromosome 10, Obir_v5.4, whole genome shotgun sequence genomic DNA contains:
- the LOC105278225 gene encoding eukaryotic initiation factor 4A-I, which produces MSHTAERRNDDQWPGDSKNGPSESEQPTYDGPPGMDPDGVIESNWEVVVENFDEMNLKEELLRGIYAYGFEKPSAIQQRAILPCIRGLDVIAQAQSGTGKTATFSISILQQIDTSIKECQALILAPTRELAQQIQKVVIALGDFMHAECHACIGGTNVREDMRKLDQGVHVVVGTPGRVYDMISRRALRAGSIKLFVLDEADEMLSRGFKDQIHDVFKLLPNEVQVILLSATMPSDVLDVSKCFMRNPIRILVKKEELTLEGIKQFFVYVEREDWKLETLCDLYDTLSITQAVIFCNTRRKVDWLTESMHKRDFTVSAMHGDMEQKERDLIMRQFRTGSSRVLITTDLLARGIDVQQVSLVINYDLPSNRENYIHRIGRGGRFGRKGVAINFVTEEDKRTLKDIEQFYNTHIDEMPMNVADLI; this is translated from the exons ATGTCGCATACAGCTGAACGAAG gaaTGATGATCAATGGCCAGGGGATTCAAAAAATGGTCCTAGTGAAAGTGAGCAGCCCACGTACGATGGGCCTCCTGGAATGGACCCTGATGGCGTCATCGAGTCCAACTGGGAAGTT GTTGTGGAGAACTTTGatgaaatgaatttaaaagaaGAACTACTACGTGGTATATATGCTTATGGCTTTGAAAAACCATCGGCAATCCAACAACGTGCCATCCTACCATGTATAAGGGGGCTCGACGTTATTGCTCAGGCTCAGTCTG GTACCGGCAAGACTGCTACCTTTTCAATATCGATCCTTCAACAAATCGACACTAGTATTAAAGAGTGCCAGGCTTTAATCCTCGCACCGACTCGTGAATTAGCGCAACAA ATCCAGAAAGTCGTAATCGCTCTAGGAGATTTTATGCATGCGGAGTGTCACGCATGCATTGGTGGCACCAATGTACGTGAAGATATGCGAAAACTGGATCAGGGGGTCCACGTGGTGGTCGGTACCCCTGGTAGGGTTTACGATATGATCAGTCGACGAGCACTTCGGGCAGGCAGCATCAAACTGTTTGTGCTGGACGAGGCCGACGAAATGCTTTCCCGAGGTTTTAAGGATCAGATCCACGATGTATTCAAATTATTACCCAACGAAGTGCAG GTGATATTATTATCTGCGACAATGCCATCTGATGTGTTGGACGTGTCCAAATGCTTCATGCGCAATCCCATCCGCATCCTGGTTAAAAAGGAGGAGCTAACCCTCGAGGGTATCAAGCAATTTTTCGTTTACGTTGAGCGTGAAGATTGGAAATTGGAGACTCTCTGCGATCTGTACGATACGCTGAGCATCACCCAGGCTGTCATCTTCTGTAATACGCGGCGTAAGGTCGATTGGTTGACCGAGAGCATGCATAAACGCGACTTTACTGTTTCGGCCATGCATGGCGACATGGAACAGAAGGAGCGTGATCTCATCATGAGGCAATTCCGTACTGGATCATCCAGAGTTTTGATCACCACCGATCTTTTGGCGCGTGGTATTGACGTGCAGCAGGTTTCACTTGTCATCAACTATGATTTACCTTCCAACCGAGAAAATTACATTCACAG AATTGGTCGTGGTGGTCGTTTTGGTCGTAAAGGTGTGGCCATTAACTTCGTGACGGAGGAAGATAAACGAACCTTAAAAGATATCGAGCAATTCTATAACACTCACATCGACGAGATGCCAATGAATGTCGCTGATTTGATCTAA
- the LOC105278224 gene encoding ketohexokinase, which translates to MMSGSEQVTGDSSVEPDVRKILCVGRVCLDIVYTCTHFPSEDSTLRSVDYRWQRGGNASNTCTVLSLLSQPCELLACLSAEEHISFLQNDLRKYKIDCSHCPVIEGIGCPIATILLSLSTGTRTIVYHNQNLPDLTFKDFEQLNLEEYSWIHFEGRNVDKVLLMIQRIEDYNDSLRGAESDMHDESAKNRVPITISAELESPRSERLLDLLPYVDVAFVAKDFAKNQGLNSMNEVMQTIGQDGKSRGTLICAWSEEGAIARTACGAIVRSPAYPPQKVIDTLGAGDTFNAAVLYYLNKIKAEFTYKCKQEVTCASDYNQAKDRSFDQDITVRGDIEQNARIKSTKYNRQDFIDKTSLQRAIKFACCIAGAKVGLRGYDCLDKISSDILQQDFLIH; encoded by the exons ATGATGTCCGGCTCCGAGCAGGTCACCGGTGATTCCTCGGTAGAGCCAGATGTTCGAAAAATTCTCTGTGTCGGACGCGTTTGCCTCGACATCGTCTACACGTGCACACATTTTCCATCAGAGGATTCCACTCTAAG ATCTGTTGACTACAGATGGCAAAGGGGAGGCAATGCATCTAATACTTGTActgtattatcattattaagtCAACCTTGTGAGCTCTTGGCTTGTTTGAGCGCGGAAGAACACATTAGTTTTCTACAAAATGACCTgcgcaaatataaaattgactgTTCCCACTGCCCAGTGATAGAAGGCATTGGCTGCCCTATTGCAACCATTCTGTTGAGTTTAAGTACTGGAACTCGTACAATTGTATAtcacaatcaaaatttacCAGATTTAACGTTTAAAGATTTCGAACAACTTAACTTGGAGGAATATAGCTGGATTCACTTTGAA GGAAGAAACGTCGACAAAGTATTACTTATGATACAGCGTATAGAAGATTATAATGATTCATTGAGAGGAGCAGAGAGTGATATGCATGATGAGAGTGCGAAAAATCGTGTGCCAATTACCATTAGCGCCGAATTAGAAAGTCCTAGGTCAGAAAGGTTGTTAGATCTACTGCCATACGTTGATGTAGCGTTTGTAGCAAAAGATTTTGCCAAGAACCAGGGTCTCAATAGCATGAACGAAGTAATGCAGACCATCGGCCAAGATGGCAAGTCCag AGGAACTCTTATTTGTGCCTGGAGTGAAGAAGGTGCAATTGCACGTACTGCATGTGGTGCAATAGTAAGATCTCCAGCTTATCCACCGCAGAAGGTGATCGATACTTTAGGGGCAGGTGATACCTTCAATGCAGCTGTTTTATATTacttaaacaaaattaaagcaGAATTTACGTACAAATGTAAACAAGAGGTAACATGTGCGAGTGACTATAATCAAGCAAAGGATAGATCTTTTGACCAAGACATTACAGTTAGAGGAGATATTGAGCAAAATGCCAGAATAAAATCTACAAAATACAATCGACaagattttattgataaaacgaGTTTGCAAAGAGCTATCAAATTTGCATGCTGCATTGCTGGTGCAAAAGTTGGATTGCGTGGTTACGATTGTCTCGATAAAATTTCTAGTGATATTTTGcaacaggactttttaatacattag
- the LOC105278223 gene encoding short-chain dehydrogenase/reductase family 16C member 6 — protein sequence MAETYNHLHFLVKILQFALQILYYICESVYYNIFINRKEKSVSDEIVLVTGAGHGIGKELAIQYANLNATVVCLDVNEKTNENTMHEIKKTVKSPIYAYTCDVSNRENVFEVAKKIKAEVGDVTILINNAGIMPCHRFLDQTVDQIKRTFEINIMAHIWMLQAYLPSMIEKNHGHIVALSSIAGLSGVPYIVPYCATKYAIRGLMEALNDELRLSSDNKSLIKFTTIFPYMVDTGLCKNPKVNVEIPFTSLASPKRVAAEIIKGQRQDIVEKAIPWYWLSVAEFGRILPVNGLTYLKDFLNSGLEPDS from the exons ATGGCTGAAACATATAACCACTTACATTTCCTAGTAAAGATATTACAATTTGCTTTGCAAATTCTCTATTATATATGTGAGAgcgtgtattataatatttttatcaatcgaaaagaaaaaagcgtGTCCGATGAAATTGTTCTG GTAACAGGTGCAGGACATGGCATAGGAAAGGAACTGGCGATTCAATATGCAAATTTGAATGCAACAGTCGTATGTTTAGATGTGAATGAAAAAACTAACGAGAACACAATGCATGAGATCAAGAAAACAGTAAAAAGTCCGATTTATGCATACAC ATGCGATGTGTCCAACAGAGAAAATGTCTTTGAAGTAGCTAAAAAAATTAAGGCAGAAGTCGGAGACgttactattttaattaacaatgcTGGCATAATGCCTTGCCATAGATTTTTAGATCAAACAGTCGATCAAATCAAACGAACATTTGAAATCAATATAATGGCTCACATTTGG ATGTTGCAAGCGTATCTACCTAGCATGATTGAAAAAAATCATGGTCATATCGTCGCGCTCTCGTCAATAGCAGGACTTTCTGGAGTTCCTTACATAGTTCCTTATTGCGCTACAAAATATGCTATCAGAG GTTTAATGGAAGCGCTTAATGACGAATTACGTCTAAGTAGTGACAACAAATCTTTAATCAAATTCACTACCATTTTTCCTTATATGGTAGATACGGGACTTTGTAAAAATCCAAAAGTAAATGTGGA AATACCATTCACGTCATTAGCATCACCGAAACGTGTAGCTGCAGAAATAATCAAAGGGCAGCGGCAAGACATTGTTGAGAAAGCTATACCATGGTATTGGTTATCTGTGGCTGAATTCGGAag aattttaccTGTAAATGGACTGACTTatttaaaggattttttaaattctggtCTCGAGCCAGATAGTTAA
- the LOC105278205 gene encoding short-chain dehydrogenase/reductase family 16C member 6 isoform X1, whose product MVKAYNGALILADVLLLILKILYYIFESVYKFFVPTKEKSVAGEIVLITGTGHGIGKELAIRYASLGATVVCWDLNQETNEETVNEIKKMGTVAVHAYQCDVSKREQVLSVAERVKKEVGDITILVNNAGIMPTHAFLDHTTDEIRQIFDVNVLAHFWLLQAFLPSMIEKNHGHIVALSSLAGIGGLPNLVPYCASKFAVRGLMEAMSEELRTSSKGKSLIKFTTIYPYMVDTGLCQKPKIRFPNAMPLVKPGQAASEIISAQRQEYRERSVPSFWFAISSPLRCLPDNAIYSLIDFFDTGVCATS is encoded by the exons ATGGTGAAAGCATACAACGGCGCCTTGATCCTAGCGGACGTACTGCTACTTATTTTGAAgatcttatattatatcttcGAGAGCGTGTATAAGTTCTTTGTTCCAACGAAGGAGAAGAGCGTAGCAGGCGAGATTGTTCTG ATAACAGGCACGGGTCATGGTATCGGAAAGGAATTGGCAATTCGTTATGCATCCCTTGGCGCGACAGTGGTATGCTGGGATTTGAATCAAGAAACTAATGAAGAAACAGTAAATGAGATCAAGAAAATGGGAACAGTCGCAGTGCATGCGTATCA ATGCGACGTGTCAAAACGAGAACAGGTTTTAAGCGTAGCCGAAAGAGTCAAAAAGGAAGTAGGTGATATCACTATTTTAGTTAATAACGCTGGTATAATGCCTACTCATGCATTTCTCGATCACACAACCGATGAGATTAGACAGATCTTTGATGTCAACGTGTTAGCTCACTTCTGG TTGCTGCAGGCATTTCTACCAAGCATGATCGAAAAGAATCATGGCCATATCGTTGCACTATCGTCATTAGCAGGAATCGGTGGCTTACCAAATTTAGTTCCTTATTGCGCTTCGAAATTCGCAGTCAGAG GATTAATGGAGGCGATGAGTGAGGAATTACGAACATCTTCCAAAGGAAAATCGTTAATCAAATTCACTACTATTTATCCGTATATGGTAGACACTGGACTGTGCCAGAAACCAAAAATAAG GTTCCCGAATGCAATGCCGTTGGTTAAACCGGGACAAGCAGCTTCAGAAATAATTTCTGCACAGAGACAAGAGTACCGAGAAAGATCTGTGCCTTCGTTTTGGTTCGCAATATCTTCACCACTAAG atGTTTGCCGGATAATGCGATATACTCCTTAATTGACTTTTTCGACACTGGTGTTTGCGCAACCAGCTAA
- the LOC105278205 gene encoding 17-beta-hydroxysteroid dehydrogenase 13 isoform X2, translating to MVKAYNGALILADVLLLILKILYYIFESVYKFFVPTKEKSVAGEIVLITGTGHGIGKELAIRYASLGATVVCWDLNQETNEETVNEIKKMGTVAVHAYQCDVSKREQVLSVAERVKKEVGDITILVNNAGIMPTHAFLDHTTDEIRQIFDVNVLAHFWLLQAFLPSMIEKNHGHIVALSSLAGIGGLPNLVPYCASKFAVRGLMEAMSEELRTSSKGKSLIKFTTIYPYMVDTGLCQKPKIRLNFWMRGELL from the exons ATGGTGAAAGCATACAACGGCGCCTTGATCCTAGCGGACGTACTGCTACTTATTTTGAAgatcttatattatatcttcGAGAGCGTGTATAAGTTCTTTGTTCCAACGAAGGAGAAGAGCGTAGCAGGCGAGATTGTTCTG ATAACAGGCACGGGTCATGGTATCGGAAAGGAATTGGCAATTCGTTATGCATCCCTTGGCGCGACAGTGGTATGCTGGGATTTGAATCAAGAAACTAATGAAGAAACAGTAAATGAGATCAAGAAAATGGGAACAGTCGCAGTGCATGCGTATCA ATGCGACGTGTCAAAACGAGAACAGGTTTTAAGCGTAGCCGAAAGAGTCAAAAAGGAAGTAGGTGATATCACTATTTTAGTTAATAACGCTGGTATAATGCCTACTCATGCATTTCTCGATCACACAACCGATGAGATTAGACAGATCTTTGATGTCAACGTGTTAGCTCACTTCTGG TTGCTGCAGGCATTTCTACCAAGCATGATCGAAAAGAATCATGGCCATATCGTTGCACTATCGTCATTAGCAGGAATCGGTGGCTTACCAAATTTAGTTCCTTATTGCGCTTCGAAATTCGCAGTCAGAG GATTAATGGAGGCGATGAGTGAGGAATTACGAACATCTTCCAAAGGAAAATCGTTAATCAAATTCACTACTATTTATCCGTATATGGTAGACACTGGACTGTGCCAGAAACCAAAAATAAG ACTAAATTTTTGGATGCGAGGTGAgctattataa